The Zobellia alginiliquefaciens genome contains a region encoding:
- a CDS encoding AAA family ATPase: MESKLDFITKDLIDKAALEIDKNGVPSKRKGTGYAISIKGTNYPFKLLVTEAAKLADINLTLKDFNSKTNYRTHLEKVTGYSVVAFKDNYLKDLINKYKKHLVKVGLEEEVYKWHLLNQYKGRPNTRAVNFTEEIKEINFANLIYPVGVGVINHLAKDAAEAYRECFNVLFDESRSLEERVQYFDAETLRIYRTFVPEKRFSHHHDERTMATFLTYYNPEKYTFYKNSFYKKYCDLVGVKSKKKGEKYVHYLHLIEDLIDNYIKKDKELIYLFQKNLPNEAFNDVHFKILAQDILYQGLDKEFGNKKRYWRIGTKDDNTSYWETMKTNNKICIGWSEIGDLNETEVKSKKDIIKLLKNKGFYQHDNRTISRKAGEIFNFYDINVGDVILAQDGAQVLGIGIVSDEYVYEGVDNFSHQKQTDWKIINPDFTNDVGLMTTVYELSTIGLKKQIDDFLYSKQTSLNTKNNYMELPLNQILFGPPGTGKTYHTTNKAIEIVNPQFNLQQDRKEVKKEYDKLVKENRIVFTTFHQSMNYEDFIEGIKPQNPEEDVDFLKYDVESGIFKKACAHAAYACYKELINSNQASEHYTFDDLYEAFISHVTSLIDNNTPPIYKTLRGNEVEIKEINRNNSIIARAKDSIANRSAPLTKENIQKLYDTFKSINQINNLSQVKDAVQITTRITEFYAVFGGLKNFEEKVFNPDSQLIKESKEVDTLDENEIIKKFNSGVFREATNKLGDSAPPIVIIIDEINRGNVSQIFGELITLIERDKRLGHKEALQVTLPYSKDSFGVPPNLYIIGTMNTADRSVEALDTALRRRFSFEEMPPNYALNELDYSVFNYKVSGILKTINNRIEKLLDKDHAIGHSFFIIEKEKNREKEIIKAFYKNIIPLLQEYFFGDYGKIGLVLGKGFIKLINWDKNTDGFADFDHDSTSDFEEREVYEIIDYRNENHNYLVRVKNNEIEMTFDKAIKLLMKDTIV, translated from the coding sequence ATGGAGAGCAAACTAGATTTTATTACAAAAGACTTAATTGATAAAGCGGCTCTAGAGATAGATAAAAATGGCGTTCCTTCTAAAAGAAAAGGTACAGGGTATGCAATTTCAATAAAAGGTACAAACTACCCTTTTAAATTATTGGTTACAGAGGCAGCAAAATTAGCAGACATTAATTTGACTTTAAAAGATTTTAATAGCAAAACAAACTATAGAACTCATCTTGAAAAAGTAACTGGATATTCTGTAGTTGCTTTTAAAGATAACTACTTGAAAGATTTAATCAATAAATACAAAAAGCACTTAGTAAAAGTAGGTTTAGAAGAAGAAGTTTATAAATGGCATTTATTAAATCAATATAAGGGCAGACCAAACACAAGGGCTGTTAATTTTACAGAAGAAATAAAAGAAATAAATTTTGCGAATCTTATTTACCCTGTTGGTGTTGGTGTAATAAACCATTTAGCAAAAGATGCTGCAGAGGCATACCGAGAATGTTTTAATGTTTTGTTTGATGAATCACGGTCATTAGAAGAAAGGGTCCAATATTTTGATGCAGAAACTTTAAGAATTTACAGAACATTTGTGCCAGAAAAACGTTTTTCTCATCATCATGATGAACGTACAATGGCGACTTTTCTAACCTATTACAATCCAGAAAAATATACTTTTTATAAAAATTCATTTTATAAAAAGTATTGTGATTTAGTAGGTGTAAAATCAAAAAAGAAAGGTGAAAAATATGTCCATTATTTACACCTAATTGAAGATTTAATTGATAACTATATTAAAAAGGATAAAGAACTAATTTATTTGTTTCAAAAAAATTTACCAAATGAGGCTTTTAATGATGTACACTTTAAAATTCTCGCCCAAGACATTCTTTATCAAGGTTTAGACAAAGAATTTGGAAACAAAAAAAGATATTGGAGAATAGGGACTAAAGATGACAATACAAGTTATTGGGAAACTATGAAAACCAACAATAAAATATGCATTGGTTGGTCTGAGATAGGAGATTTAAATGAAACTGAAGTTAAATCAAAAAAAGATATTATAAAACTGCTAAAAAACAAAGGGTTTTATCAACATGACAATAGAACCATAAGTAGAAAAGCGGGCGAAATTTTCAATTTTTATGATATTAATGTTGGAGATGTTATTCTGGCTCAAGATGGTGCACAAGTATTAGGTATTGGTATTGTTTCTGATGAATATGTATATGAAGGCGTAGATAATTTTTCTCATCAAAAGCAAACCGATTGGAAAATTATTAATCCAGATTTCACTAATGATGTTGGACTTATGACAACGGTTTATGAGCTTTCAACAATCGGATTAAAAAAACAAATTGATGATTTCCTTTATAGCAAGCAAACATCATTAAATACAAAAAACAATTATATGGAGTTACCTTTAAATCAAATCCTTTTTGGACCTCCAGGAACAGGAAAAACATATCATACTACAAATAAGGCAATAGAAATTGTAAATCCACAATTTAACCTTCAACAAGATCGTAAAGAGGTAAAAAAGGAATACGATAAGTTAGTAAAAGAAAATCGTATCGTGTTTACAACTTTTCATCAAAGCATGAATTATGAAGATTTTATTGAAGGTATAAAACCTCAAAATCCTGAAGAAGACGTGGACTTTTTGAAGTATGACGTTGAATCTGGTATATTTAAAAAAGCCTGTGCTCACGCTGCATATGCTTGTTATAAAGAATTAATCAATTCTAATCAAGCATCAGAGCATTACACTTTTGATGATTTGTATGAAGCATTTATAAGCCATGTTACATCATTAATTGATAACAACACTCCTCCAATTTATAAAACATTAAGAGGGAACGAAGTTGAAATTAAAGAAATCAACAGGAATAACTCAATTATTGCAAGAGCTAAAGACTCTATTGCAAATAGGTCAGCCCCATTAACAAAAGAGAATATTCAAAAATTATACGACACATTCAAGTCAATTAATCAGATTAATAACTTAAGCCAAGTTAAGGATGCGGTTCAAATTACAACTAGGATAACTGAATTTTACGCGGTGTTTGGAGGTCTAAAGAATTTCGAGGAGAAAGTTTTCAATCCAGATTCACAATTAATAAAAGAATCAAAGGAAGTAGACACCTTAGATGAAAATGAAATTATAAAAAAATTTAATAGCGGCGTATTTAGAGAAGCAACTAATAAATTAGGTGATTCAGCACCTCCGATTGTTATTATAATAGATGAAATTAACAGAGGTAACGTCTCTCAAATTTTTGGAGAACTTATTACATTAATTGAAAGAGATAAACGATTGGGTCATAAAGAAGCTTTACAAGTTACATTACCCTATAGCAAAGATTCTTTTGGAGTGCCGCCAAATTTATATATTATTGGCACTATGAATACTGCTGACAGAAGTGTGGAAGCTCTAGATACAGCTTTGCGCAGACGTTTTTCGTTTGAAGAAATGCCACCTAATTATGCTTTAAATGAACTAGATTATTCTGTATTTAATTACAAAGTTTCAGGAATTCTTAAAACTATTAATAATCGTATTGAAAAGCTATTAGATAAAGATCATGCAATTGGTCACTCCTTTTTTATTATAGAAAAAGAGAAGAATCGTGAAAAAGAAATAATCAAAGCGTTTTATAAAAACATTATTCCGCTTTTACAGGAATACTTCTTTGGTGATTATGGAAAAATAGGATTGGTCTTAGGAAAAGGTTTTATTAAACTTATAAATTGGGATAAAAATACTGATGGTTTCGCCGATTTCGATCATGATAGTACTAGCGATTTTGAAGAGCGGGAAGTTTATGAAATTATCGATTATAGAAATGAAAATCATAACTATTTAGTAAGAGTAAAGAATAATGAAATTGAGATGACTTTTGATAAAGCCATTAAACTATTAATGAAAGATACTATTGTGTAA
- a CDS encoding AAA domain-containing protein, whose protein sequence is MAVIQKYIAFLREYNKLLERGSKNVLRLKNTLWKEEIEESDIVVKNVFESLFAVDVEETNTNILLDVRRPLPKNDGLDEDEETFEEKFNREAYSYFYQAARDTAKNSSLEFVYSFGLFHLKIGESMVKVHLFHIPLSAIISGSKVVFKLDTIEDPYIDAFFLNNPQIDRNQLLKIINAFETGIDELGVAFLKTAAFKKIISNDVLALHPSLVYDPNHSKPIDTLTKNFVKFAPCFILRHKRPRHFQKLMDKIIDFSEGNNVSPPVLDILLGQKNNLSQGDSHYFANIYESIKDKFTSLDASDFEEFFPLPYNREQLDIYKNYNTHQLSVVTGPPGTGKSHSIVNLLCAMLAEGKRILITAKTDKALESLLDKIPYQFNGLVMADIKQQNQSEYTLSNSISNIRQLLLNSNIYDLNADLEKLNKTKKNYNSEKKILAKLLRQEYTSINIPYFERDFSIYELYTFVDERKTNWEYIKDTVNDQTLSNSDQINRALKKYIELQPVTKKKSSINFEETFKLLDLVDFDRFDNLSDNFRGKLETLKVSSLKEFNFERASLIPKTLNNFKDKDLISENKELLDSLLKKRAIIEEIVEDYQINRSAQEIKLNSAKYARDISTYLALLPEGKDTLSFFQKKLNSLYKDVKYIDQISINDVFSNNRKTLMKFRVFLNTFSNLNELIELLSENNFIDYALKEQCSLKEMQSAAKKGIIKVDMNLELLNKLNSDDIIEFKKTYELTHAKCEKITNTAKELISVFEEANRIKQEKDKVGDAIINTQKIISTIGISLLNKKENIVEVKNKLQELESAHLAHQESAKAKTVLKEFIPQTLKTLSTNSTKVLEGINKDSFHLKYGAQLVEDATSIDLQKTSERLRYLTDVIKNSKADILSGLAKENFKKRFNQQEKNDFINLLSNFEHEFKQSKRGIADKDKFRRNAQQTAKAIAPNISCWVMKFDDVLKTVDSAPEVFDCIITDEASQLNFNSILLGYYGKKMIVVGDEKQTSPEDVSITNEAFDSLRKDHLNFMGPKAINIRADASLFSLANLVSGSTSQMLREHFRCVPELIDFSKKHFYENKLIPLKVISANRLTPKKRLFIKNANYDNKIVKEEIRAIATKLRELIEDPTYANKTIGVVSLGLANHTRELKTILEDLSIKKLEKHNIIIDSPAQFQGDERDVILVSLGVANTVNSDNSISAPGSIVDNIDQNLTSKLRGINVGLSRAKEQMILFHSIKLDELKTTDFRRKIISFFDEEFSPVKPIELPPNLEKKLRIPENRPKPFDSWFEYDVASLLFEKGYQFILPQYQIKKKELFHNARLGKETYVHFILDLVVYNNGTPLAIECDGDIYHSSIEDVAYDIERQEFLERIGWKIHRITYSSFRIDPEGELEKLITFIERNSQRQIEVLPEFDEEEDEEEIESIESVESVEEEKEVVIEETINKQYASKPKLKEDVTQDLFSMDYSELEKTSATIVAVNSKCKITMLDMQNKIQEVLLMDIPRNQQPISRDGIRVLSIHSDLGKLLLGNQEGDLLKFAERDQRVKINKVY, encoded by the coding sequence ATGGCAGTTATTCAAAAATATATAGCATTTTTAAGAGAATATAATAAGTTACTTGAAAGAGGATCTAAAAATGTATTGCGTTTAAAAAATACTTTATGGAAAGAAGAAATTGAAGAATCTGACATCGTTGTTAAGAATGTTTTTGAAAGTCTGTTTGCTGTTGATGTAGAAGAAACTAATACTAATATACTTCTAGATGTACGCCGCCCATTACCTAAAAATGATGGACTAGATGAAGATGAAGAAACTTTTGAAGAAAAATTTAACAGAGAGGCGTATTCATATTTTTATCAAGCAGCAAGAGATACTGCAAAAAACAGTAGTTTAGAGTTTGTGTACTCTTTTGGTTTGTTTCATCTTAAAATAGGTGAATCAATGGTAAAAGTTCATCTTTTTCATATTCCACTTTCTGCAATTATATCAGGCAGTAAAGTCGTTTTTAAACTAGATACCATTGAAGATCCGTATATAGACGCTTTTTTTCTAAATAATCCACAAATAGATAGAAATCAGCTTTTAAAAATAATAAATGCTTTTGAAACAGGTATTGATGAATTAGGTGTCGCTTTTTTAAAAACAGCAGCTTTTAAAAAAATAATTAGTAACGATGTTTTAGCATTACACCCAAGTCTGGTTTATGACCCCAACCACTCAAAACCAATAGACACCCTAACTAAAAATTTTGTAAAGTTTGCACCATGTTTTATTCTAAGACATAAGCGACCACGTCATTTTCAAAAACTAATGGATAAAATCATTGACTTCTCTGAGGGAAACAATGTTAGTCCACCTGTTCTAGACATTTTATTAGGGCAAAAAAATAATTTATCGCAAGGCGATTCTCATTATTTTGCAAATATCTATGAGTCTATAAAAGATAAATTTACAAGTTTAGATGCTTCAGATTTTGAAGAGTTTTTTCCTTTACCTTATAATAGAGAACAATTAGATATTTATAAAAATTACAATACACACCAATTATCTGTCGTAACCGGACCACCTGGAACAGGAAAATCTCACAGTATTGTAAATTTACTTTGCGCTATGTTAGCAGAAGGTAAACGTATACTTATTACGGCAAAGACAGACAAAGCTCTAGAATCATTATTGGACAAAATTCCTTATCAATTTAATGGGTTGGTAATGGCTGATATTAAACAACAAAATCAATCGGAATATACTTTATCCAACAGCATAAGTAATATCAGGCAACTCTTATTAAATAGTAACATTTATGACCTTAATGCAGATCTAGAAAAACTAAACAAAACCAAAAAAAATTATAATTCAGAAAAAAAGATTCTTGCAAAACTTCTACGGCAAGAGTATACCTCTATAAATATTCCATATTTTGAAAGAGACTTTAGTATTTATGAGTTATACACCTTTGTTGATGAGCGAAAAACGAATTGGGAGTATATAAAAGATACTGTTAATGATCAAACGTTATCAAATTCTGACCAAATTAATAGGGCTTTAAAAAAGTACATAGAATTACAACCAGTAACCAAAAAAAAATCATCGATAAATTTTGAAGAAACTTTTAAACTTTTAGATTTAGTTGATTTTGATAGATTTGATAATTTATCAGATAATTTTAGAGGTAAACTGGAAACCTTAAAAGTATCAAGCCTAAAAGAATTTAATTTTGAAAGGGCTAGTTTAATACCAAAAACTCTAAATAACTTTAAGGATAAAGACTTAATAAGTGAGAATAAAGAATTACTTGATTCTTTGCTTAAAAAGCGTGCTATTATTGAAGAAATAGTAGAAGATTATCAGATAAATAGATCTGCCCAAGAAATTAAATTAAACAGTGCCAAATACGCTAGAGACATCTCTACGTACTTAGCTCTCTTACCAGAGGGAAAAGACACCCTTTCATTTTTTCAAAAAAAACTCAACTCACTTTACAAAGATGTTAAGTATATAGATCAAATTTCTATAAATGATGTGTTCTCTAATAATAGGAAGACATTGATGAAGTTTAGAGTCTTTTTAAACACTTTCTCCAACCTAAATGAACTTATAGAGTTACTGTCTGAAAATAACTTTATTGACTATGCCCTAAAAGAACAATGTAGTTTAAAAGAAATGCAAAGTGCAGCAAAAAAGGGTATTATAAAAGTTGATATGAATTTAGAGTTATTAAACAAATTAAATTCAGATGATATAATTGAGTTTAAAAAAACATATGAGTTAACTCATGCCAAGTGTGAAAAAATTACAAATACTGCAAAAGAATTAATTTCTGTTTTTGAAGAAGCTAATAGAATAAAACAAGAAAAAGATAAAGTAGGTGATGCTATAATAAATACTCAAAAAATAATTTCAACTATAGGAATCAGTTTACTTAACAAAAAAGAAAATATAGTAGAGGTAAAAAACAAATTACAAGAATTAGAAAGCGCGCATCTAGCGCATCAAGAATCCGCAAAAGCAAAAACAGTTCTAAAAGAATTTATACCGCAAACCCTAAAAACTTTAAGTACTAATTCAACAAAAGTTTTAGAGGGCATAAACAAAGATTCTTTTCACTTGAAATATGGTGCCCAATTAGTTGAAGATGCAACATCAATTGATCTTCAAAAAACAAGTGAAAGACTACGCTACCTTACAGATGTTATTAAGAATTCCAAAGCAGACATTTTAAGCGGTTTGGCTAAAGAAAATTTTAAAAAGCGCTTTAACCAACAAGAAAAAAATGACTTCATCAATTTGCTTTCAAATTTTGAACATGAATTCAAACAAAGTAAAAGAGGTATTGCAGATAAAGATAAATTTAGAAGAAATGCCCAACAAACGGCGAAAGCAATTGCGCCGAATATATCGTGTTGGGTAATGAAATTTGATGACGTTTTAAAAACTGTAGATTCAGCCCCAGAAGTTTTTGATTGCATAATTACAGATGAAGCTAGTCAACTTAACTTTAACAGTATACTACTTGGCTATTATGGCAAAAAGATGATTGTTGTAGGTGATGAAAAACAAACATCGCCAGAAGATGTATCAATTACTAATGAAGCATTTGACTCTCTTAGAAAGGACCATCTTAATTTTATGGGACCAAAAGCGATAAATATAAGAGCAGATGCTAGCTTATTTTCATTAGCAAATTTAGTTTCTGGTTCTACAAGCCAAATGCTTAGAGAACACTTTAGGTGTGTACCTGAATTAATTGATTTTTCAAAAAAGCACTTTTATGAAAACAAATTAATCCCTTTAAAGGTAATTAGTGCCAATAGACTTACCCCTAAAAAAAGATTATTTATTAAAAATGCAAACTATGATAATAAAATAGTTAAAGAAGAAATAAGAGCTATCGCCACAAAGCTCCGTGAGTTGATTGAAGACCCCACATATGCTAATAAAACTATCGGTGTTGTAAGTTTAGGGCTTGCAAATCATACCCGAGAGTTGAAAACAATTTTAGAAGATTTATCTATTAAAAAGCTAGAAAAACACAATATTATAATAGATAGCCCAGCACAATTTCAAGGTGATGAAAGAGATGTAATATTGGTTTCTTTAGGCGTAGCAAATACTGTAAATAGCGATAACTCAATTAGTGCTCCAGGTTCAATAGTTGATAATATAGATCAAAATCTTACTTCTAAACTTAGAGGTATTAATGTTGGTTTAAGTAGAGCTAAAGAGCAGATGATACTATTTCATTCTATTAAATTAGATGAATTGAAAACAACAGATTTTCGAAGAAAAATTATCTCGTTTTTTGATGAAGAATTTAGTCCTGTTAAACCAATAGAACTACCACCAAATCTAGAAAAAAAACTTAGAATTCCTGAAAACAGACCAAAGCCATTTGATAGTTGGTTTGAATATGATGTAGCGAGTTTACTTTTTGAAAAGGGCTATCAATTTATCTTGCCTCAATATCAAATCAAGAAAAAAGAACTATTTCATAATGCACGTTTAGGAAAAGAAACCTATGTACATTTTATTTTAGATCTCGTTGTTTATAATAACGGTACACCCTTAGCAATTGAATGTGACGGCGATATATATCATTCTTCAATAGAAGATGTTGCCTACGATATTGAGCGCCAAGAGTTTTTAGAAAGAATAGGTTGGAAAATTCATAGAATCACATACTCTAGTTTTAGAATTGACCCCGAAGGTGAACTAGAAAAGCTTATCACTTTTATTGAGAGAAATTCACAAAGACAAATTGAAGTTCTTCCGGAGTTTGATGAAGAAGAAGATGAAGAAGAAATTGAATCCATTGAATCTGTTGAATCTGTTGAAGAAGAAAAGGAAGTAGTCATTGAGGAAACGATTAACAAGCAATATGCAAGTAAACCCAAATTGAAAGAGGATGTTACACAAGACTTGTTTTCTATGGATTATTCTGAATTAGAGAAGACAAGCGCAACTATTGTAGCAGTAAACAGTAAGTGTAAAATTACAATGCTTGATATGCAAAACAAAATACAGGAAGTCTTATTAATGGATATCCCAAGAAATCAACAACCCATAAGCCGAGATGGGATTCGGGTACTGTCAATACATAGTGATTTGGGTAAGTTATTGTTAGGTAACCAAGAAGGTGATTTATTGAAATTTGCAGAGCGGGATCAAAGAGTTAAAATTAATAAGGTTTATTAA
- a CDS encoding restriction endonuclease subunit S produces the protein MMESWKEELLGNLLEIKSSKRIFLSDYVEKGIPFFRSKEIIESFKGQDISLELFIEKDKYLKIKEKYGVPQLGDILITSVGSIGVPYLVKNEEPFYFKDGNLIWIKFNKSKNKTLSKFLYYFIVSPYGQAKLDSVLIGSSQKALTISGLRKIKINLPPLKTQRKIASILSGYDDLIEINLKRINLLEEQAQQTYEEWFVRFKFPGYEDVETDKESGLPVGWEKKKIQDVIEVGRGSSPRPISNQKYFEGGTIPWLKIADATSSHIYIYETKLYVNEYGASFSRKLPKGSIVVAASGTLGFPMILGVEACIHDGWLYFKGIDDKLKEYFYFSFIGLKSYFESISYGAAIQNINTGIVRQSPFIVPSEDISIKFKTFASKVFESISNLQNQNQHLKEARDILLPRLMSGMIDVDGLEVETNKTELIN, from the coding sequence ATGATGGAAAGTTGGAAAGAGGAATTGTTAGGTAATTTATTGGAGATTAAATCTAGTAAAAGAATATTTCTTTCTGATTACGTAGAAAAAGGTATTCCCTTTTTTAGGTCAAAAGAAATTATTGAGTCATTTAAAGGTCAAGATATAAGCCTTGAACTATTTATTGAAAAAGACAAATACCTCAAGATTAAAGAAAAATATGGTGTTCCACAACTAGGAGATATTTTAATAACATCAGTGGGAAGTATTGGAGTCCCTTATTTAGTAAAAAATGAAGAACCATTTTATTTTAAGGATGGTAATTTGATATGGATAAAATTTAATAAAAGTAAAAACAAAACTTTATCCAAATTTCTTTATTATTTTATTGTTAGTCCTTATGGTCAGGCCAAATTAGATTCAGTTTTAATAGGTTCATCCCAAAAAGCTTTAACAATTTCAGGGTTGAGAAAAATAAAAATCAATCTTCCACCATTAAAAACCCAACGCAAAATAGCATCCATCTTATCGGGTTATGATGATTTAATAGAAATCAATCTAAAACGCATAAATTTATTAGAAGAGCAAGCACAACAAACCTACGAAGAGTGGTTTGTACGTTTTAAATTTCCTGGTTATGAGGATGTGGAGACTGATAAGGAAAGTGGTTTGCCAGTTGGGTGGGAGAAGAAAAAGATTCAAGATGTGATAGAAGTAGGTAGAGGGAGTTCGCCAAGACCAATTTCAAATCAAAAATATTTTGAAGGAGGAACTATTCCTTGGTTAAAAATAGCAGATGCGACTTCTTCACATATTTATATTTATGAAACCAAACTCTATGTTAATGAATATGGAGCATCTTTTAGTAGAAAATTACCAAAAGGTTCTATAGTTGTTGCTGCTAGTGGGACTTTAGGTTTTCCAATGATTTTAGGTGTTGAAGCTTGTATTCATGATGGTTGGTTATATTTTAAAGGAATAGATGATAAATTAAAAGAATATTTTTATTTCAGCTTTATAGGTTTAAAATCATACTTCGAGAGTATTTCTTATGGAGCAGCAATTCAAAATATTAACACAGGAATTGTTCGTCAATCACCTTTTATTGTGCCTTCCGAAGATATTTCTATAAAATTCAAAACGTTTGCCTCTAAAGTATTTGAAAGTATATCAAATCTTCAAAACCAAAATCAACACTTAAAAGAAGCACGCGATATTTTGTTGCCACGTTTAATGAGTGGGATGATAGATGTTGATGGTTTGGAGGTAGAAACCAATAAAACAGAGCTAATTAATTAA
- a CDS encoding type I restriction-modification system subunit M, protein MTQENIKKLEIELWDAADDLRANSKLTAAEYKDPLLGLVLLRFAQNRFEDAKIEVEKKLPINPRTGKKREANKGDYAGAGAMFIAEKAKYDYLADLPEGENIAEAINNAMKLIEAEYPDLEGILPKSYQEFDDKLLRDLVRVFNKDAVKNAKGDVFGRIYEFFLMKFSMQGAGAQEGGEFFTPPSLVNLIVNFIQPDHGIVHDPACGSGGMFVQTAHFITDHENKNVNEAITVYGTELKSNNTRLAKMNLAIHGIEGKIVESNSFYSNPHNLTGKCDFVMANPPFNVDKIDAKNKFLADDDRLPFGAPLTGKGTISNGNYLWMQYFHSYLNETGRAGFVMASSATDAGNAEKLIRQKLIESGDVECIVAISNNFFYTRSLPCHVWFFNKGKKKENKDKVLMIDARNTFNKVSTTINDFSDEHLEGLTALMNAFRGDDLGVSKGNTWFNKNFPKGTYQDIEGLCNIATLEEIAEQDYSLTPGRYVGVKIDIDMDFDYKSRMTEIHTELAELNTEANSLMEQIQSVKL, encoded by the coding sequence ATGACCCAAGAAAATATAAAGAAATTAGAAATCGAACTTTGGGACGCAGCCGATGATCTTAGAGCAAATTCTAAACTAACTGCTGCCGAATATAAAGACCCATTATTAGGTTTGGTATTACTGCGTTTTGCCCAAAATAGGTTTGAAGATGCAAAAATAGAAGTAGAAAAAAAACTGCCTATTAACCCAAGAACGGGTAAAAAACGAGAGGCAAATAAAGGGGATTACGCAGGCGCTGGCGCTATGTTTATTGCCGAAAAAGCAAAGTATGATTATTTAGCCGATTTACCTGAAGGCGAAAACATAGCCGAAGCCATTAACAATGCCATGAAGCTTATTGAAGCCGAATATCCAGATTTAGAAGGTATTCTACCAAAAAGCTATCAAGAATTTGATGATAAACTATTGCGAGACTTGGTACGTGTATTTAACAAAGACGCTGTAAAAAATGCCAAAGGCGATGTGTTTGGACGTATTTATGAGTTTTTCTTAATGAAATTCTCTATGCAAGGCGCAGGTGCGCAAGAAGGCGGAGAGTTCTTTACACCACCATCTTTAGTTAACCTCATTGTTAACTTTATACAACCAGACCATGGTATAGTACACGATCCTGCTTGTGGTTCTGGTGGTATGTTTGTACAAACTGCGCACTTTATAACAGACCATGAAAACAAAAATGTTAACGAAGCCATAACCGTTTATGGTACGGAGCTAAAAAGCAACAACACACGTTTAGCAAAAATGAACCTTGCCATTCATGGCATAGAAGGTAAAATTGTAGAGAGCAATAGCTTTTACTCTAACCCACATAACCTAACAGGTAAGTGCGATTTTGTAATGGCTAACCCCCCATTTAATGTGGATAAAATTGATGCTAAAAATAAGTTTCTAGCAGATGATGATCGTTTACCATTTGGTGCACCATTAACAGGAAAAGGTACCATAAGCAATGGAAACTATTTATGGATGCAATATTTTCATTCGTATTTGAATGAAACAGGAAGAGCTGGTTTTGTTATGGCAAGTTCTGCAACTGATGCTGGAAATGCGGAAAAATTAATACGCCAAAAACTTATAGAATCTGGTGATGTAGAATGTATTGTAGCCATTAGCAACAATTTCTTCTACACACGTAGTTTACCATGTCACGTTTGGTTTTTTAATAAAGGGAAAAAGAAAGAAAACAAGGATAAGGTCTTAATGATAGATGCTCGTAACACCTTTAACAAAGTAAGCACCACCATTAACGACTTTAGCGATGAGCACCTAGAAGGCTTAACTGCTTTAATGAATGCCTTTAGAGGAGACGATTTAGGTGTAAGCAAAGGCAATACTTGGTTTAACAAAAACTTCCCTAAAGGAACTTACCAAGACATAGAAGGTTTATGCAACATAGCCACACTAGAAGAAATAGCAGAACAAGATTACAGCCTAACACCAGGACGCTACGTTGGTGTGAAGATTGATATTGATATGGATTTTGACTACAAGAGTAGAATGACCGAAATACATACTGAACTAGCAGAACTTAATACCGAAGCCAATAGTTTAATGGAGCAAATTCAATCTGTGAAATTATGA